A region of Ictidomys tridecemlineatus isolate mIctTri1 chromosome 4, mIctTri1.hap1, whole genome shotgun sequence DNA encodes the following proteins:
- the LOC101975758 gene encoding olfactory receptor 8K3 has translation MEKYNLTVVHEFILKGITSRPELQAPLFGLFLIIYVISVLGNLGMIILTKVDQSLQTPMYFFLRHLATTDLGYSTVVGPKMLVCFVVDQNTISYYLCATQLAFFLVFIASELFILSAMAYDRYVAICNPLLYTVIMSQKVCHILVAVPYLYSTFVSLLVTIKIFTLPFCDYNVISHFYCDSLPLLPLVCSSTHEIEVIILILAAFNLLSSLLIVLVSYLLILIAILRMNTAEGRRKAFSTCGSHLMVVVVFYGTLLFMYVQPKSSHSFDTDKVASIFYTIIIPMLNPLIYSLRNKDVKYALQRTWKKLCNVFPKNYIQYESYTPGLYGNLCCVSPK, from the coding sequence atggaaaaatacaatCTGACAGTGGTACACGAGTTCATTCTGAAAGGCATCACATCACGCCCTGAACTGCAGGCTCCATTATTTGGGCTGTTCCTCATCATCTACGTGATCTCAGTGCTGGGCAACTTGGGCATGATCATCCTCACCAAGGTGGACCAGAGCCTGCAAACACCCATGTACTTTTTTCTTAGACACCTGGCTACTACAGATCTTGGTTATTCTACAGTTGTGGGCCCAAAAATGTTGGTATGTTTTGTTGTGGATCAGAATACCATCTCCTATTATTTGTGTGCTACACAGCTAGCTTTCTTTCTTGTGTTCATTGCTTCTGAACTTTTTATTCTATCCGCAATGGcttatgaccgctatgtggccatctgtaacCCTCTCCTCTACACGGTCATCATGTCACAGAAGGTATGTCATATACTAGTAGCAGTTCCCTATCTCTACAGTACATTTGTGTCCCTTCTGGTCACCATAAAGATTTTTACCTTACCCTTCTGTGACTACAATGTCATCAGTCATTTCTACTGTGACAGTCTCCCTTTGTTACCATTGGTTTGCTCAAGTACTCATGAAATTGAAGTGATAATTCTAATCTTAGCAGCTTTTAATTTGCTTTCCTCTCTTCTGATTGTCCTTGTGTCCTACCTGCTCATTCTCATAGCCATTCTCAGGATGAACACTGCTGAGGGCAGGCGTAAAGCTTTTTCTACCTGTGGATCCCACTTGATGGTGGTCGTAGTGTTCTATGGGACTTTGCTCTTTATGTATGTGCAGCCTAAGTCAAGTCACTCTTTTGACACTGATAAAGTGGCTTCCATATTTTACACCATAATTATCCCCATGTTAAATCCATTGATCTATAGCTTGAGGAACAAAGATGTAAAATATGCCCTACAGAGGACCTGGAAAAAGTTATGCAATGTTTTTCCTAAAAACTACATACAATATGAGTCATACACGCCAGGTTTGTATGGAAACTTGTGCTGTGTTTCTCCAAAATAG